In a genomic window of Salmo trutta chromosome 32, fSalTru1.1, whole genome shotgun sequence:
- the LOC115170911 gene encoding dynein light chain 4, axonemal, producing MAETTESKKEEADYKRLHSFPLIRHTDMPEEMRVETMELCVTACEKFATNNENAAKMIKESMDKKFGSSWHVVIGEGFGFEVTHEVKNLLYMFFGGSLAVCVWKCA from the exons ATGGCAGAGACAACAGAGAGCAAGAAGGAGGAGGCTGATTACAAGAGGCTCCACAGCTTCCCACTCATCAGG cacacagacatgccaGAGGAGATGAGAGTGGAAACGATGGAATTGTGTGTCACAGCCTGTGAGAAGTTTGCCACCAACAATGAG AATGCGGCGAAGATGATCAAGGAGTCGATGGATAAAAAGTTTGGCAGCTCGTGGCACGTGGTGATCGGGGAGGGCTTTGGCTTCGAGGTGACACATGAGGTCAAGAACCTGCTCTACATGTTCTTTGGAGGCAGcctggccgtgtgtgtgtggaagtgcgcatag